The stretch of DNA GGCATCAGCATCCTGCTGACCGACCACAACGTCCGCGAGACCCTCACCGTCACCGACCGAACGTACATCATCGACAACGGCAAAGTCCTCCGCGAAGGCCCGCCGGCAGACCTGATCAACGACGAACTGGTCCGCAGAACCTACCTGGGCAATTCCTTCCGCGGCGACGAGTTCTCAGAGTAGCCCGGTGGCATGGCGACGCACGTCAGATTTCCCCGCCAGGGCGAAAACTGCATGAACCGCAGAGACCGCAGAGCACGCAGAGACGCAAGTGGCTCAAAACAACGCCATCTAACATCGCTTGGGCGTTAATCTGAAAAAACAGACTGTCCAGGCGACCCACCTGCGTGGTTCAAAATATCTCTGCGGTCTCTGCGATCTCCGCGGTGAAATATCCCGGCTAGTCGCGATCGCTGTTATAATCGGAATCCGACGGTGACGCCTGCCGGGAAGGCTGCACATCCGCGTCGTTATCATGCACCGTCACATCGGTCCTGCATCCGCTGAGAAAGAGAACCATCCCCACAACCAGAGCCACCGCCAACGTCCTCAAAACGACCATGATACATCCTCCTTTGTTATGGCATGGGCAGCCGGTATCTTCCGGATCTGCGATCGAAGCTAGTCGTCATAGCGGTCGCGCAAGCGTTCGCGCCGCTCTTCTTCTCGCTCGCGGGCATCCTCGAGGCGTTCGCGCCGCTCCTCTCGCATTTCCTCGCGCCGCTCGCGCTGCTCCTCGCGCCAGTCGTCGCGGTCCCAATAGCCGCGGTAGTAAACATACACCCCGCCGTCGCGGCTTTCATAACGCGGCGAAACCCATCGGGTCGTTCCGGTCGGAGGAACCGTCCAGTACCCCGGAACCCAGACGTATTCCGATCCGGTCCAGTCCCAGTACCCGCCGACCCAGGCGTAGTTGGGCCCGGGGCTGGGCGGGACCGCCTCAGAACGAGGCTCCGGCGGCGGAGGCACGTCGTTATACCCGTACGCCGTCGGCGCCGCTGTCGAGCGATAGACCATCGTTCCGCCCGAACATCCCGACAGCAGCAGCATCGCGGCCACGCCCACACCCATAGCCAACATTGCCTTTGAATTGTTCATGAGACCCCTCCCCTGTTAGAGACTGATATTCCCCCGTTTCAACTAATTCTAGCGGCGTTGAGGCACGTGCGTTGGATACAAAGAACCGGATACGACGCCCGTGACAGAAAGGACACGAAGAAATAATCCGCAATCTCAAATCCGAAATCCGCAATCGGTGCGGGTTAGGCCGGTAGAACGCGGAAGGCGTGCGGAGAACCGTAGCCCAGGAGATAGTAGATCGCGCCGTGGATCATGGGGATGATCCCGCCCATGAGGTCGCCGGCAATGAGGCCGATCATGATCGGCTTGAGCCCCTGGTATCCGCGGCTGCCGAAAAGCCGCGTGACGACGAGCTTGATCAGCCATCCCAACAGAAACGAATTGGCCAGCGTCTTGCTCTCCATCGTGCCCAGCACCGCAAAGAGCACCGGGTGGATCGGCCACCACGTGAACCGCATCCGCAAGGCGCTGAAGGCCAGCACCAGCGCCACCGCCACGCCGAAGGCCGTGACGGCCGGCAGATCGGGGCTGGCGTTGAGATAGCGACCCAGCCCAGTGACGGATTGCTGCTGGCGCAGCTCGGGCGTGATGTCGATCTGCTTCTTGAATGCCGCGACGGCGTCCAGGGCGTAAAACGGAACCATCTCGCGCGTCCATTCCTGGTCGCCGGCGCCGACGTTGCGGGCGCCCTTGCTGTACTGGATGTACAGCGTCGCCGGCAGCGCCACCGCCAGCCCCAGCAGCAGCGCCACGACCGCCAGGCGACCGAACCGTTGCGATTGCCCGCCGCGCTTCTCGAAGAGCTTCAGCGCCGTGGCCATGAACGGCATGAGAGACTCGCGCGAGCCGATGAACGCCAGCGTCGAGACCATCATCATGATCGCCAGCGACCGCACATCGATGGCCGAGATTCCCAGGAACCCCAGCAGCACGATGCACGGAAAGTGATACGGGTGGATGAAGAAGGTGCCCGTCTCGGCCACGATGCGCGAGATGACGGTATAGATAATGACAGCCTCGATCGAGTACAGGATCGCCAGCGGCCAGTCCACCCCCGCCTTTGCCAGCAGCAGCACAAAGCACGCGAGGGCGATCAGGAAGAGCCTGGCCGCCCAGACCGCCGAGGGCTGAGTTTCGCGCGACACCGGCAGCAGCAGCGCCCGGCCGAACACGGTCCCGTAGTATCGCCGCCCGGAGAACAGGAGCATCAGGAACAGCCCGAAGAACGCCCCGGCGTGAGCGAACGCGCCGGGGTAGACGGCGAAGAATTTGCCCTTCTCGATGGAGGTGCCCTGGCTCATGAAAAAGGCCACCACCGCCAGGTAAACGTACGGCGCCAACCCCAGTGACAGCGACAGATCCAGCGAGAGGAAAAACGCAAACCCGACAGCGGTCAGGCAGATCGGCTGAATCACCAACCACCACCCGCCGGCCTGGTTGAACTGCGGGAACAACCTCGTGACGGGGCGCCAGTCGACCGACATGGGGATGCTGAACATGTTGACGTTGTACAGGGCGTAGTAGTTGACCAGATGCACCGCCAGCACCAGCACGGCAGCCACCCAGAACACCCTGTTGCGCAGGATCGAGGCGATGTTGCCGTTCTGGTCGGGCATCAGCGCGTCGGCGAAGGTGACGATGGGATAGCGCAGGCGCTCGTGGTGCGACCACTGGCGGTGTACCACGACGGCCAGCGCCATCATGGCCAGGGACAGGCACAGCAGCAGGGGCAGCCAGAATGTCAGCGTGCGCGTCCAGTGCTGCCAGGGGACGTCGGAGAGACCGCCGGTCAGGAAGTCAGAGACGGCCTTGGGATCGGCGTCGGTGAGCATGTAGGAACGCAGGACCTTGATGACTTCGGTGCTCTTCCAGTCGGCGCTTTCGGCGCGATCGTGGGGCAGCATGAGGGTGTTGGTGAAGGAGTGCATCAACCCCCTGCCGGGAATGCTGCAGGCCACCAGCGCCAGCCCCACTACGACCGCCAGTTCGAGCCCGCTGAAGCGGCGATTCGGCCAGAGCACCCCCAGCAGCGGATTGGCCACCACCACCAGCAGGAACAGCGCCCCGAAGACGGAGATGGGCATGTAATTGCCCACCATGAAGGTCCCGTGCAGGACCATGTCATTGAAGAACGTGACGCCGCAGATCAGCGCCGCCAGCACCAGACCCAGAATGACCGACCGTGACGTCATGGCCTCTCAGTTCGCTGCAATCGTCCCGCCAATCAACCCATCATAACGGAAATGGTTTCGCCGGAGTAGCGCAGGTGTCGCCCGCCCGGGCGGGGAACTGCCAAGCCGCAAGCCATGCGGCCAGATTCATCTGATGCGTCCACTGACCGATAAAAGATAAGAAGGGGCGACATGGGTCCCGGCGACGTGTT from Planctomycetaceae bacterium encodes:
- a CDS encoding YXWGXW repeat-containing protein → MNNSKAMLAMGVGVAAMLLLSGCSGGTMVYRSTAAPTAYGYNDVPPPPEPRSEAVPPSPGPNYAWVGGYWDWTGSEYVWVPGYWTVPPTGTTRWVSPRYESRDGGVYVYYRGYWDRDDWREEQRERREEMREERRERLEDAREREEERRERLRDRYDD
- a CDS encoding DUF6785 family protein translates to MTSRSVILGLVLAALICGVTFFNDMVLHGTFMVGNYMPISVFGALFLLVVVANPLLGVLWPNRRFSGLELAVVVGLALVACSIPGRGLMHSFTNTLMLPHDRAESADWKSTEVIKVLRSYMLTDADPKAVSDFLTGGLSDVPWQHWTRTLTFWLPLLLCLSLAMMALAVVVHRQWSHHERLRYPIVTFADALMPDQNGNIASILRNRVFWVAAVLVLAVHLVNYYALYNVNMFSIPMSVDWRPVTRLFPQFNQAGGWWLVIQPICLTAVGFAFFLSLDLSLSLGLAPYVYLAVVAFFMSQGTSIEKGKFFAVYPGAFAHAGAFFGLFLMLLFSGRRYYGTVFGRALLLPVSRETQPSAVWAARLFLIALACFVLLLAKAGVDWPLAILYSIEAVIIYTVISRIVAETGTFFIHPYHFPCIVLLGFLGISAIDVRSLAIMMMVSTLAFIGSRESLMPFMATALKLFEKRGGQSQRFGRLAVVALLLGLAVALPATLYIQYSKGARNVGAGDQEWTREMVPFYALDAVAAFKKQIDITPELRQQQSVTGLGRYLNASPDLPAVTAFGVAVALVLAFSALRMRFTWWPIHPVLFAVLGTMESKTLANSFLLGWLIKLVVTRLFGSRGYQGLKPIMIGLIAGDLMGGIIPMIHGAIYYLLGYGSPHAFRVLPA